The genomic window AATGAGATGACCAGTCTTGCTCAACGTGTAGTTAAGACAATTGGACAAGAAGATATTAATGGCATTATGTCAGTCCAAACAGAAAAATATCAGATTGCTACTCAAACTCAAAACCAAACTTATTTAGTTAAAGATAAAAAGGATAATATCTTGTTATATGTCAAACAGGGAAAAACTCAAGTAAGTAACATCAGTGATAAAACATTACAAGATTTTCAAGTTATGAATCTTCGCATCAATAATGCACTCAAAGATATCAAAAAAGATTTAGTAGAGAGGTAATTTTACTATGAAAGAATTAATCGAGTTTCCAGCAGAAGGTTTAACTCCAGCAATGCAAGCTTGTCTCCTTAGAGAATTGATCGCACAACTTAATATACCTGATGAGAAATTTGAAGAATATGCAAAAAATCCTCCAACTGCTGAGGAACGACAAGAAGCTGTGTTAAAGTTAAATTCAGAAATGAATAGAATCAGTGAAATAGCACAAGAGGAAGTAAAGTTAAGCTCCACAGAAATTGAACTTATCAATTTTGTTAATCCAGTTAGTCCAGAGTCACCTTTACAACCCGAAGTAAGCCAGTCAAAAGAAAATACAATTGAGCCAGATGTTCTAAAAAACTTTACAAATAAAAATGACGACAAGAATGGCAATCTAGTAGAAGAAGGTCAATACGATAAAGTACAATCTATTATCGCTAATTTCCAAATTCAACAATTTGTTATTCCTGTAATTTTAGACTGCTTAAATATATTCGGTAAACCAGACAAAGAGACACAAAGTATTATTTATAAAGGTGAGGCATATACTGCAAGCCTAAAATTAGAAGAAAATTCACAAACTCTTAGCCTTGATAGAAATTCGCCTGATTCAGAAGCAAGCCAAGAAGCATTGCTAGCATCTCGTAATAATAGCTCAGAGAATTACTCTATCATCATCAATAACCTTACCCATAATGAATTTGAACTGTTTAAGGCTCTGTTCGATGAGCAACAAGCACGCTGCGAACAGAACCAACAACAATTCAAAAACCAGAATGCTGTTCAAGAGATAGATTAAATTAAATCAACCCAAAGCACACACCATACGAAAAAGCTATAAACCCCAAAACTAGCTTGTTATTAAAACTCAAGGGAGTTTTGGGGCAAATAATAACCGCAACAGAAAAATAGTAAAAAGACGCAGTAAAATCAAACAAACTCGTCGGGTTAATAGGTAATCTACCTAACCCGACCAAACATAGCATTACTATTAAAGACCAAACAACAATATTTTCTATCCATTCTAAAAGGTTATTGAAATTCATAAAAAATCGTTTATTACTCCCTAAATTTGATAAATACTATTAAAACTAAAACCGATCAATAAAATTGCCTAGTAAATATATTGCTTAATGAAAACTACACAAACCATCCCGTGACTTTGTAAATTTTTTAAAATTAAAAATAAAGTTTTTAAATAAGCTGATTAATTTATAGTAACTGTAAAGATTAAGAAACAGTAAAAAGTAAGTGCTATAAGTATTATTATCAGGGACAATACTAAACCAAACAGTATGTAATATGAAACCTATTAATGTTGTCATCATTGAAAATGAGAACATATCTAGGGTCGGTGCGGCGACGATATTATCTGAAACTGGTAAAATCCAGGTATGTGGCCTTGCAAAAACCGGAAAAGAAGGAATAGAAATTGTTGACCAACAAAAGCCAGATATCGTGGTGATAAATATTGATTTACCTGATATCAATGGCACTGATGTCATAAGTTTAATTAAATGCAAACACACATCAATTAAAATAGTGGTTATGACTGCAAATAGCAGCCGAGATACCATTAACGCAGCAATTAGTAATGGCGCAGACTGCTACTACTGTAAAAATAATGCCAGAGAAGAAGTAGGAGAAAGATTCATTGAAGCAGTAATGGCTGCATACAATAACGAATCATGGATTGACCCAACTATTAATCGCATTTTGATTGATAATCTTAGGTCAAATGACACAGCCGATAAAAATTCACTAGATTTGTTAAGTGATTTCTCTAGTAAAGAAATTACAGTTCTCAAATTAGCGGCTGGTGGCATGAAAAATAATGAAATTGCTAATGTCATGTATGTTTCCGAAGGTACAGTCAGGTCATATTTACATAATTCATTTATCAAGTTAGGAGTCAAAGATAGATTAAACGCTATCCGGGAAGCTATCCGCCTGGGAATCCTCAGCTTTGCAGACATGAAAATCGAAGAAGAAATTACTCAAGAAACCCACACAAGGGTCAAAACCAACCAAAATAGTCAAAAGGATACAGCTAAAACGAGTAATAAGGGATACAAAGGCTGGGTTGCCTAGAAAATTAATCAACTGCAATTATGCAGCCGCCTGAATACTTCTTCTGCTGGCGGCAAGTTTTAATGATGGCGGCGTTTTTCATATAAATACTACGCGCTACCTTACCTTCATTGGATTTAGCCCAATCCAGAAGCTTTTTATCTTCGGGTTGTAAGATGGCAGATCCAGAAGCCGCCTGCTGAAAAGTTACACTTCCAGCAATGGTCTTGTGTGTAAAAACACCAATTGCAGTCCCTAAAGCCAGTACAAAACCCAATACTCCCGCTACTTGTGCCAATCGCCAATTACTTACACCCAAGAGAGGCAATGCCCCACCAGCTTGCTTAGTCATCTTAATTAAATCCTTAGCGGCTTGGGCGATCGCATTTTTTTGTTGCTGTATTGCCACCTTAGAAGCACTATTTAACTTATCGTCCACCATGTCAGCCCAACCCACCACAAGCGAGTCAAGCCTACCAGGTAGTTGCTGTAACGCAAATTGGGTTGTACCTAGTTCGGCATATAGATTAAACAAGGGGTCATCAGGTCTAACACCCAATTTAAGTATCCAATCAGTGACCTCTGCTTTCTTTTCTTCAGAATATTCTGCAATTACTTTTTCAACAACTTTTGCAATATTGGTCATAGGTTGTTTAAACAGTTAATTTAAAACCTCACTGTCAATTTGGTAAAGATAATACTTACCATTCTTCAGATTCAATATTTTCATTTACATCAAAATTGGAAGGATTTTGTTGATTTGCACCTACAGAAGCTAGTTTTGTACAGTGATTACCTAATCCTAAATAATTCAAAGCAATCTCATTAGAAACAATAGAATTATTAAAATTCTCTATCCAGTTGAATACTATTGAACGCTGAATAGTATTAAGAGGCGAGTTAGTTTCAATAAGTTGAGCATAGGGTAAACCAGTATCCTCAAGCAACTCGTAAAATTCGTTATGCAATCCCCCCAAAACTAGCTCCAAGCCATTTAATTTTTTAATATCAGCTTGGAATCTACTACCTTCATAGTATCGAAATTGCTTGCCAAAGTAATAATTTTTGATAACAACATAGTCAACTTGACTACCAAAATGCTGGTATAAATCCTCAAGATAATCTTCAACACAGTCTTTACGATGTGATATCGGGTGCAAGAAAGTAACACGATATCCGAGATGGTTAAGATTTTCTATCAGTGAAACATCTTTATCAAAAAACTTGAACTCTTGATGGTTTTGACCTGGCATATCTGTCAAAACTACATCAATATTTGGAAACATTTCTAAGTCAAGTAATAATCTATCTGAATCGCCCCTAGACAATCCCAAATGGTTTATTTCAAAACCTTTTGATTTATACATCGACAGTTTGTTACGATAACCGTGGTAGAAAATACGCGCATTGCATTTACTTTTCAAGTACAATTCCAGCAAGAGCCGAGAAACTGTGGACTTACCCACACGCGCATCACCCGATGTAATTACAAAACGCTTTTTAAACATAATCAACCAAGCAAACTATTCAATTAAGCAGCTATATCTTGAGATGGTAAATTTGCATCTTGGTTTTTAGCTTTTTCTTTTTCTTCGTTTTCTCTAAGCTCTTTAGACTTTTCTACAACTGCTGGATAGTAACAGTCATCTGATTGTATATCAAAACCCAATA from Tolypothrix sp. PCC 7712 includes these protein-coding regions:
- a CDS encoding response regulator, whose protein sequence is MKPINVVIIENENISRVGAATILSETGKIQVCGLAKTGKEGIEIVDQQKPDIVVINIDLPDINGTDVISLIKCKHTSIKIVVMTANSSRDTINAAISNGADCYYCKNNAREEVGERFIEAVMAAYNNESWIDPTINRILIDNLRSNDTADKNSLDLLSDFSSKEITVLKLAAGGMKNNEIANVMYVSEGTVRSYLHNSFIKLGVKDRLNAIREAIRLGILSFADMKIEEEITQETHTRVKTNQNSQKDTAKTSNKGYKGWVA
- a CDS encoding DUF6753 family protein, giving the protein MTNIAKVVEKVIAEYSEEKKAEVTDWILKLGVRPDDPLFNLYAELGTTQFALQQLPGRLDSLVVGWADMVDDKLNSASKVAIQQQKNAIAQAAKDLIKMTKQAGGALPLLGVSNWRLAQVAGVLGFVLALGTAIGVFTHKTIAGSVTFQQAASGSAILQPEDKKLLDWAKSNEGKVARSIYMKNAAIIKTCRQQKKYSGGCIIAVD